In the Arthrobacter sp. CDRTa11 genome, CGTGTACATGCCGCCGCAGGCACCCTCGCCCGGACAGATGGCCTTTTCGATGCGCTCCAGGTCGCCCAGGCTCATCTTGCCCGCGGCACAGGCACCCACGGCCTCGAAGGCGTCGATCAGGGTGACTTCCTTCTCGGAGCCGTCCTCCAGCTTGACCCAGCCCGGCATGATGGAGCCGGCGTAGAGGAAGACGCTGGCCAGGTCCAGGCGGGCCGCGGCCATCAGCATGCCCGGGAGGGACTTGTCGCAGCCGGCCAGAAGCACGGAGCCGTCGATCCGCTCGGCCTGCATCACGGTTTCCACGGAGTCGGCGATGACCTCGCGGGAGACCAGGGAGAAGTGCATGCCCTCGTGCCCCATGGAGATGCCGTCCGAAACGGAGATGGTGCCAAACTGCATGGGGAACCCGCCGCCGGCGTGGACGCCTTCCTTGGCGCCCTGGGCCAATCGGTTCAGGGAAAGGTTGCAGGGAGTGATTTCATTCCAGGAACTCGCGACGCCGATCTGCGGCTTGGCAAAGTCATCGTCACCCATGCCCACCGCGCGGAACATGCCGCGCGCGGGCGCTGCGTGGATTCCGTCGGTAACCACACGGCTGCGGGGCTTGATGTCTGGCTTGTTCTGGGTCGCGATCTGGGTGTCCTCACTCATGGGTCAAAGTCTATGGCTCGAATCAGGGGCCCAACGACACGGAACGGTCTGTTAAGTCCAAATCGAGCCCAAATCAGAGAATATTTCGATCATATGGTGGACGCGCGTCTCACATATTGAGATTCAAACTTGGCGGGATACTTCAGCGCGTGTCAGGACTCACCGGCGCAGCGCCGTCGGCCACTGATGCCGCTTCAAGCTTGAGCATCTCCAGAACCTCCCGGACAGTGGTCCTGGCAGCGACGTCGGGGCGGGCCAGCGCCACGATGGTGCGCCTGGCGGGGACGCCCACCAACGGACGGAGCACAAAGCCCCGGCCCTGATTGGCTGCGGAGGTATACCTCGGCAGGAGCGAAAGCCCGTGGCCTGCACTGACGAGCGCTTCAAGAACCCTGAGGTCCGGAAACAGCTGCGCCCTGATGACGGTTGAGCCTGCCTGTTTTTCGATCTGGCGAAGAACAGCGTCGAACGGGAAGCCGTCCGGTACACCCATCCAGGGGTAGCCAACCACGTCCCTGGCGGTCACCCGCGGCCTGCCCGCCAATGGATGGCCGGCCTGCATAGCGACGTCAAGCGGTTCATTGAGCAGCGGAACCACCACCAGGCCGTGCGTGGAAAAGACCTCTGGCCCGTCCACGCTGTGGGCCAGGACAATGTCGTAGTCCGCTGCCAGCCCTGCAAACCCGGCAACTCCCGGATCCTCAAAATGGGCCTCAAAGTGCATCCCCTCGATGGCCTTCACCCGGTGCAGGAGGCCCGGCAGGAACATTTCAGCAGCACTAGGGAAAAAGGCTGCCCTGATGTGGGCCTGCCAGCCCTGCCGGTAGGTGTCGATAGTGGCCTCGGCCCTGGCCATGGCAGTGGAGACGTCCGCCGCAGCGGATGCCATCGCCTGGCCGGCCTCGGTCAGCCGTACTCCCCTGCCGGACTTTTCCATCAGGACCACACCCAGTTCATCCTGCAGGGTCCTGAGCTGTTGCGACACGGCGGACGGGGTGACATGCATGGCTTCCGCCGTGGCGCCCACCGAACCCCGGTCGGCAAGTTCACGCAGAATCCGGAGCCGCTTAAAGTCCATGGAGTGAGGCTACGCCACAGCCGGCCTGCTCCCTTGCCGGGGCGAACAGACGACCACCGGAGCGGGCCGTCAACGGAAAGGCGAAGTCTCTGTTATCCAGGCGCCGCTTCAGCCTGACCTGCGGATACAGGAGCAGGACACAAACCTAGACAGTCCAGTCCGGGCCGACGTACCGTCGGGGAACGGCAACCTTGCCATCCGGACCGAAGGGCTCTGTTATGGATTTTGTCTTCTGGATTATTCTCATTGTGCTGATCGTCGGTGTTGTCTGGTGGCTGCTGAACCGCAGCAGGTCCGCGAATACCAGTGACTCCGGGAGCCGTACCGGAGGAGTGCGGGCCGACGGCGCCCTTGAGGGAGGCAGCGCCGCAGCCTCCGCCGAGGCGGCGGCCACCACTGGAATCGCCGGCGCCGCGGGTTTTGGCCGGCCTGCCGAACCCGCTCCCCCGACGACGGCGGATGAGGCGCCGGAGCTGTCCACCGCCGCCGGGCGGGACACTGAGCCCGTCCGGCATCCTGCTACGGCAGGACCCGCCGCTTCCCCCTCCCACGGCCCGATGGTCGGCGGCAACGAGGCAACAGGCGACGCGGCGCACACCACCGGCACCGCCGCTGAAGCTGAACGTGAGACCGCGGCTGAAGCTGGGACAGGGGCTGAACCTGGGTCCGGGGCCGAAGCCGGCGGGCCTGGCCAGGAACCGGGGCCCGGGCTGGAGGAAACGCGGATCCAGGAGGACGATCGACTCCAGGAGGAGGCGCAGCGGCAGGAGGATGCGCGGATCCAGGAGGAGGCGCGGCGGCAGGCGGAGAAGCGCCGGGAGGAAGATGCGGCCGAGTGGGAGACCCAGTGGTCCGAAGCCAGCGGATCCACCGCAGTGCCGCGGACGGAGGCTCCGCAGGGAGATCTGTCCCAGGGAAGCGAGGGTGAATCGTCCGGCGCCACAGCCCACGTACACAACCCGGAATACACCGGCCCCCATTCACCCACCCTTCCGGGTGCTGAAACTGCAGCCCTTGAAGATGCTGACGCCGTTGCCATGCCGGCTGAGGGGGCAGGTGCAAAGGCCGGCGTCGAAGGCCGCCCGGCCGATGACACCGCTACCGCCGGGCGCATGGCACAACCGGACGTGCCTGACAACGCAGCCGCGACGGAGACACTGGACCGGACGCAGTCATCAGCAGCTGTCGAAACCTCAGCGAGCCACACAGCAGAACCGCAGGAGGCCGACGCGGAACGCGCACCAGGCGCCGAGCCTTCCAGCCATCTGGACGCAGAGGAGCCATACGGCCAGGGCTCGGCATCACCCGCCCCTGACGGCAGCGGTCCAGCGGACTACACCGTCAAAGGTGACGCCGCCACCATGACCTACTACGAGGAGGGGCATCCGGACTATGAGCAGACCCGGGCCGGAGTCTGGTTTGAATCGCCGGCACATGCCGAGGCTGCCGGCTTCCGGGCTCCGCGAAGGAAACGGCTTTAGCACTTCTCCGTTGCCTTTGCGCCGGCTTGCCGTTGCCGCCGCCATGCCTCTGTGCCTGGCACTGCTGCTTGCCTGCTGCACTGGTGAAGGCAATGGCGTGCCCACCGGCAGCACCAGTACCGCTACTGGCACCGGCACTGAT is a window encoding:
- a CDS encoding LysR family transcriptional regulator produces the protein MDFKRLRILRELADRGSVGATAEAMHVTPSAVSQQLRTLQDELGVVLMEKSGRGVRLTEAGQAMASAAADVSTAMARAEATIDTYRQGWQAHIRAAFFPSAAEMFLPGLLHRVKAIEGMHFEAHFEDPGVAGFAGLAADYDIVLAHSVDGPEVFSTHGLVVVPLLNEPLDVAMQAGHPLAGRPRVTARDVVGYPWMGVPDGFPFDAVLRQIEKQAGSTVIRAQLFPDLRVLEALVSAGHGLSLLPRYTSAANQGRGFVLRPLVGVPARRTIVALARPDVAARTTVREVLEMLKLEAASVADGAAPVSPDTR